Sequence from the Paenibacillus tundrae genome:
TGCGGACAGAACCGGACGTGGGCTGGAGCAGATCGGCAACCAGTCGCAATAAGGTGGATTTGCCACAGCCGGACGGCCCAAGCAGAGAGACAAATTCATTGGAACCGATGTGAAACGAAACATCTGACAGTGCCGTTACCTGTTGTGTTCCAGTTCCAAAAACAACGGACACATGATCCACTTCAATGTGGCAGACATCTGGAACAGGGACGTTTATGGAGGACATAGGCATTCTCCTTTTCGCGGAAGTGACTTCTTATCGCACTCAGGGTGAATGGGAGGTTGTTGAACCGAGTCGTGTTCACGAACATTACAGATTTAACTGGTTAGGTAATACTATATAACATTGAGCGAGGATTACATTATACAGACTGTTTTTAGAATAGGCTCGTTCATGTTACAGAGTGTAAAGTGAGACAGATATGGAGGAGAGGTTACCTAACAAGGATATAACTCAATCATAAATTTCAATTGTTAGAGGATCATCATGCCATAGATAGCTTACATCTCATTTTTATAAACCGTATATTATTTGTATTTTTTGAATGAATATTCGGAAAATTCGGCATATGCCCTCGTATTCTTGGTGGTTTTCTTGTATAAGACTTATATAGAGAGAAAGAGAGAGAAGCATTCACATTCAACAATCGGGGGTGTTTGGCGTGTTTGACTGGCTCGGGTGGAATAAGGGTTGGCCGCTGTGGCGGTCGTATCGGTTAAACGTACATATCAAGGAAGATGTAGAACAGATTTTTGAGGGGATTGCCGAAACAAGACGTCAGCTTCTCATGGACTGGGCGGATGAACAATGGGATCATCTGGATCGATTATTGCAGCAAGTTCAGTCGCATGAGCCCCAAGATGTATTACAAGGTTCCCAGTCTCTTAGCAAACTAAGCGTGTGGTTCAAAGGAAGTTATGCAAGAGCAAAAGATTGTACAGAGCTATTTATGGTGAATGAGCAAAACGAGGTTGTATTCTCCACTTATCCGAAGCATATTGGGAAGGTTTACAGCAACAATGATGAAGGGTTTGAACCAGGTATACGGTATGCCAGAGCAGATATCAAGGGCAGAAAGTGCCTCTATGGCCCTTACTCTGATCCACTCACCCTGGAGATTGGCGCGCGTTCGTCTTCTTTTCATGATGATGTCACCCTGATGTTTGTTGCTCCCATCGTACACGAGGGACGCTATGTTGGAGCGCTATGCAGCCGTATTCCGAACGATGTATTAGGCGATTTAATTCAAAGAGAGTCCGGCCATATTTACCCCGATTCGGGTGATAACTACATTTTCATGGCGGAATCAACGATACGACCGCATCTGCAGCCCGGAACAGCTCTATCCCGTAGCCGATTCGAGGATCGAACCTTCACTCACGGAGAAAATCTCAAAGACGGTGTCACAACCGAATGGGGTACTGTTTCTGTCAAGGAACATACCGAGCTTGAGCTATTGTTCACCGATCCTTCCACTGGAAAATTACATCCTGGAGTGGAGAATACGATTCAACATGGCTCTAACTTGTTTGTTGCCTTTCCCGGCTACTCCGATTACCGCCATATCCCTGTCATAGGTAAGGGGATTACGTTTCAGCTTCCACACTGCCCGGATCGCTGGGGTATGATGTGTGAGGGGGACTTGGAGGAAGTGTATCAGGTGCGTAACATTGGCTGGCGCCAGTTCAAGCTGCACATCCGTTGGATTGTGTTGTCGGCGATCCTCGGAGCCGTTCTCGTGTATATTCTCTCCGGCAGTGGATGGAGCGCAGGAGCTATCGCCGCTTTCAATCTCATATGCGGGTTATTCGCAGCAAGCCAATTGCAGCGTAAGCAGTATCGTCGTGTGCATGAGGACATGCGACGTATTAGTCGGTTTATTCGAATCAATGCCGAAGGCAAAGGTGATCTGACTCAGCGCCTGGATACGTCCACTTTTGCTCAGGATGAAACCGGTGAACTAGCGAAATGGATCAATAATATGATCGATTCACTTGAAGCCATTATGCTCAAAGTTCAGCTGGCTACCGTGGATGTTCTGGACAATCAAGTTCAGATGCGGACATCAACAGAGACGACACAAGGCACGACAGCGCGTGTCAATCGTAAGCTAAGCTTCATGATTCAAGGTATACGTACACAGCTTGAGGATCTAGATCAGGCTAAGATTGCCGCAGATCACATGCGTCATACGCTGCACCAGCTTGAAGCCAGTGCAACAGCACAAATTCAAGTTGCCCAGCAAGAAGTAGAGCGTATCGGTGACAAAATGGTTCAGATCTCTGGAGCCGTGTCCGATACCAATCGCACGATCTTGTCTTTTATGGATACGATGCAGGATATCTACCGTGCACTGGCTGTCATTAATGAGATCTCGGCTCAGACCAATCTGCTGGCATTGAACGCTTCTATTGAAGCCGCTCATGTTGGAGAGCATGGACGCGGCTTCGCTGTTGTCGCTGGGGAGATACGCAAGCTCGCTGAGTTGTCCCGTTCCTCAACAGAAGATATTCATCACATTCTGAGTAAAATCTCTACCGCAGCTAACACAGCATCCCAATCCATCCGAGAAGGCGATCAGGTTCTTACGGAAGGAACTACTCTCGTGCAGGCAGCCTCACAGTTATTGCAAAGTGCCACCGCGGAAGATGCTGAGCGAACACAAGTGGTTGATGAGGTCGTTATGCTCATGGAGAACATCGCAGCGATCAGTCATCAAAATCGCTCTACTTCTGCTGAGGTTGAGACAGAGATGCGGGAGCTTCTGCACGATATGTTACAGGTACAACATTCTTCACGTGATGTCGAAGTCATTACTTTATTTTTGCAACAGGTGGTGGGACAGTTTCAGTTAACTCACCCCCAAACGGATACGGGCATCCTTAAAGGTTGACGAGTAAACATACGAGCACATAAGAAAAAGCATCTGCACCTCCTTCGTTGTTGTGAATTATACCTAACAACAATGAAGGCAATGACAGATGCTTTTTGTATACATAATGCGTTACTTAGATTAGCAAGTTTTCAGACACGACTTAAATATTATTTAGCCACAACATGAGCAACGACACGATTATCTTGGTACGAGACAGTAACCTCATAACCGTCAGCAGTTACACGGTCGAATTCACCTTTAATTCCATTCGCAGTAATCAAGGTAATGTCTTTGGAGCCTTCAATTTTATAGTTAGACAGATCAAGATTGAGGGTTCCTCCATCCAGGTACAGCTTCTTGCCGACATTGATTGCATTGAGATTATTCTTCACAACAATGTCGAGCGTTCCATTATCTACAGTAAAGTTTCTGTTCAGATTGAGTGCCCCATCCGTATCAACGACAATCTCACCATTTTCCAAATACAGATCACCTGTACCAAATGCCGTTGTGGATTCAGCCTTCAGTGTTCCGGCCTGCACCAAGGTTCCACCTGTATAGCTGTTTTTCCCCGTCAATGTAAGTGTTCCTGTACCCTTCTTGGTTAACATACCAATGCCAGAGATATTATTTCTCCACCAGTCCTCTGCATTGAAACGTCCTTTGGAAGCGTCCATATCTACAGTGACATTGCTTAAGAATGCGCCATAACCATCCGATGCTGTCACCAGATCTAATCTACCCCAGCCCTTAGACTCGTCTAGTACAGGGTAACCGGAATCAATGGATGTTGTATACAATACTTCTCTACGTTGCTCATCCGTTAAATAAGGTTGGCGAGTTTCCAGCAATGCTTCTGCTCCGAGCGGCACAACAGGCGCCAGACCTTTTGTTCCTGTCTGTGGCAGACCATACGTCATCTTCTCTCTATAGAAGGCTTTGTTCGCGTCATGATCTTCCCATTTCTTCTCGTCATATGCACTCTTAAAGTTGTAATCCTCTGTTACCGTGTGCGCATATTCATACAGACTCATATTTTTTTCTTTAGCTAATGCGCCAAATACTTCTCCTGCATTCTCATAAGCCTTATCCAGCACTTCTTGATTCTCTTTTTTATTGAACGCATATGCCGTCATCGCTGTAGCTTGGATACGTGCGCCAATTACATCAAGTGGGGAGTGCATGCCCGTGACAACACGGTTCTCACCCATCTGTGCTGCTCTCGTCAACAACTCAGAGAATCGTTCAGGCGTAGCGTAAGCAAATGGAAGTACGGACAAGTAGGACGCACTTGTATGTCCACTTGGATATCCTCCGTCTTTTCCTTGTCCATCCTCAGCGATTCTTCTCACATAACTTAATGCAGGAATGAGCTTCACATTGCTCTCATACTGCTGGACATGCTTCTCTCCTGAAGCTTTCGTTCCTCCGGATGGCAGCGGCTCCTCTTTGGCTTCACCTTCACCCAGTGTTTCCCATACAGGCAATCCCTTGCTATCTACGACCTCTTTCACTTCTCCGTTCGAATTCATTCTCCACGGTCTTGGGGAAGAGAAGAAGTATTTCGCTGGATTGGATGAAGCAGGTGTTTTGAAACGAACCAGATCCACTAGAGCGGCCATGTCAGCAAGCTCTGTTTTGGACCAGTCACTTCCAAGGCCTTGGCTTTCATCTTCTACCGTTTCTTCTTTCAGATCAACGTTCATCTCGTCCACGCTTCGCTCAATACTTGTCACCGGCTTAATGATGTCCACATATGTGTTAGCCAGCGGGCCGAAGCCTTCCATCATACTGTAGATTTTATCGCGCTGGTCATCATAATAGGCTGCTAAAGCCTCTTCATCGGTACGATTTTGCGTTACATCTTCAACATATTTGATATTGGCAACCCACGTTGCTTCGTTGCGAATCTCTACATTTGCAAAAGTTTTCTGATCTGCAACGGGCACGGTTGGATCATTTTTGAAGCCGTCATAATATGGAGTCGGTCCATCACCATACTTCGCAACTTTATCACCCGCACCAGGTTTGGTCTCAGCTGTTCCATCTCTCCACTCCGGTTGATTGATGGACCATACTTGATCGAAACCGTCCAAAATATCGATAAATGGATTGGTTGCTACAACATTTTTGAGTGTACCGTCATCTGCATTGCCTCCATGCTCGACTGCAGATAAACGAGCTTCATCCGCAGGAGGAGCCACATTCAATACGTTGGCTGTTCCCTTAGGCTTAGCTGGTTTAATCGCTGTGTTCGAATCGATTTCCTGTGCATTCACCAATGCACTTACAGCTTCTGCACGAGTGATGGAACGAAGTGGTTTGAAGCTTCCATCTGCATATCCAGCGATAATTTTGGCTGCTGCCGCTCCACCTACAGCCCCTTTGCTCCAATCTGCGATAGAGGATGCATCACTAAACGTATTAGCTGCCTCTTCATTTAGTTCGAGATTCAGAATTCCTGTAATAATTTTGGCCGCTTCTTGACGTGTAATTGGATCTTGCGGCTTCATCGTACCATCCGTGTAACCATCTATATATCCAGCAGCATTCGCTATAGACACCGCTTCGTAATACCATGCTTGGTCAGAAACATCGTTATAGTTAATTGTAGCTTGTCCTGTGTATCCAAAAGCCCCATTCACCAGATTCATAAATTCTGCTCTAGTAATATACGCATTCGGTTTGAATGAATGATCCAAGTAACCTCGAATTAATCCCTCATTACCCCAAGCTTGAATGTTCGCTTCCGCCCAGTGTCCTTTAATGTCAGAGAACTGAAGTTTCTGGTCAGCTGCATAACCCCGATCCGCAAACGTCGGACTTACCATAGACAACATTAGAAGTAATGCGAGTGATTTTTTAAGTGGTTTTCTCATGGCCTGCAATACACGCTCCCATAATCGTAATTATTTTGACTACCGCACCAGCAAATGATGAGAAGTGTTCCATCTAGATGTCTGATATGCCGTAACATTAGCATCTGGGGGCGCCTGGCATCTATAGAACAAATTCCGTTTTATATCAAATCCGTACGTTTTGGAGCTTTTTTTTCAAAAAAATAGAGAGAATCCTAGAATCGTCATCTATACTGTAGTTGTTTGTAAAATCTTTTTAAATTTTAGGTAAATTTTCTGAGGTAAGTTTGTTAAATTTCGATCAACATGATCTCTCGTCCGGCGGCTATTATATAATGATTGAGTTATGTAGAAACCAATTGTGAAGGAGGAACATGGATGCGCGAGCTGTTTCAATCTGTAAGATCTAGGATGGTTTTTTCCTATATCGCTGTCGTCCTTGTCATTGCGCTTCTTTTTGGCTCGATCCTATACCTCTTCTTCTCCCATCAATACAGCAAAGAGATACGTAACAACAAACAATTGCTGCTCAAAAACACGGTCAATTATATGGAGAGTTCCGTCATTCAGAAGGTGAATCAGGTCTATCTGTCTTTAGCGCTGGGTAGTCCTGTTAATATTGATATAGATAGCTTAAAAGGAAACCATGGCAAGATACTGGATATCGAACAGTTACTCAAAAATCAGGTGCAAAATTATTCCGATCTTATTGAATCCATTCATATATACGATACGAAGAATCAATTCATGATCTCGTCCGCACATGGGCTGATGCTCTATAAGGATGCGCCTGAACGGGTGGATCAGATTGCTGATTGGGCTACGGCCATGAAGGAAACAGAAGAAAGCTCCTTATGGACGCAGACGCGTATGGTTCCTCAGGATGCTTATATTGAACAATCCATAGAGAACAATAAAACGCCTTTAATTACCTATGTCCGCAGTTATCCGTTTCAATCGTCTGGACAGAGCAGTAAGGTCATGATTGCGATTGATATCAAAGAATCTACGATCAGTCAGATTATCGAAAATATGATTCCTGCCGACTATGCGAGTACATTTATCGTAGATCAGCAAGGAACTGTTATTTCGGCCGCCGACAAAACCTTGTTAGGCACCACTACCAAGGAGAATTTGTTACAGTCCCTGCTGTCCACTTCTTCTGCGGATGAGAGCTTTACGCATATCTTTGACCATGATTCATATGTCATTTCCCAGGATCAATTCAAAGGCAATGGCTGGAGGATATACACGACTACGCCTAACAAAAACTTCTATTACAAACTGGATAGCTTGAAGGAAGTTTCGCTCCTGCTCGGATTGCTCGCTGTCGCCGTTGGGATAGCGATGTCTTCCATATTTACAGTAGCCAACTACAGTCCGGTCAAGCGAATCCTGAATAATATTAAAGAACGGGTGGATAGCCCAGCCAGCCTACGGCAGAATGAGTATCGCTTCATTGATACCGCTATTAACAGCCTGTCTAGCAAAGTCGATAGTCTGGAAGAAACGTTGCAGGCCAATCACAAAATGATTAAGCATAGCATTATGCTCAACATGATCCATAATCGATTTACGCCGGAAGAGCTTACGGAGCAGCTGCAGTCTATTCACGTTTCGATGGCCTACTCTCGCTTCCGCTGTATCGTCATTGATCCCGTCAGTGAAAAGTGGAAGGAAATGCAGCCACGACAGTCGCAGCATACGTTATACTCGATGATCCAGCAGTTAGAAACAGCCGAGATAGAAGGAACAAGGCTGCTCGCAGAGGAACTGCAGGATCACAAAATGGTGGTCATTATCTGTACCAACCAACCTGAGGAGCCTCTCTCGGATCATATTGTTGAATTCATTCATTCCGAGGCAAGAGACCGATTCGGCCTAGAATTTGCACTATCATTGGGTGGCTGGGTGGATCACTATACTCAGATCTATACGAGCTATCACCAGGCTAATGCACTGATTCAATATAGCTATTTCTTCCCCGAGCAGTCTGCGATTCAAGATCTTGGACTTCTGGACAGGGAGACTAGCAGCTTGGAAATTCCAGATTCATACCTTGTGAACTTTGAAAAGAAATTACAGCTCCGTGATGTGGATGGTACGGCTAATGCCATTCATGAGTTGGTCTCGACCATAAAGGAAGGAAGGTATTCAGCCGAATATAGCCGGATTTTTTTATTGAAAGCGGTATCAATTTACTCTAACTGCATTAATCAGGTACGCTGGCAGCCTGCTGATGCAAACGCCAATAGTTTGTACAAGCAATTTGCATCACTCTACAATATCAACACCTATTCGGAGTGGATGGTTCATCTAATCACCGAGTTTATTACACATGTAGAGAAACGAAGCGAGGTCAGGAGCCCAGATACGATCTCCGCGGTCAAAGCTTATATTCGTGACAATATCTCTGGCGATCTCACCCTAGACCATGTCTCTGAGCAAGTGTTCATCAGCCCCAAATATCTCAGTAAAATCTTCAAAGAAGAGACGGGCATTGTATATTCGGAATATGTCACCAATCAGAGGATGGAACGTGCACGCGAACTCATTGCAATGCGAGAACTTACCATTGAGCAAGTTGCGAGCACCGTCGGTTACCGTACCCCTGCTTATTTCATTAAGAAGTTCAAAGAAATCCACGGCTGCACCCCGAAAAACTTCATGCGTAGCCTGACGAACTGATCCACAGCAGGAATCCAAAAAAAATGTGAAGGAGCTACTATGAACCTCAACCTTTCAAGAGCTCTCTGTCTATCTATAACAACACTTATGCTTGTGGTACTCTTGAGCGGCTGTACTGTGTCAGGAAGAGAAAGCGCACAAGTGCAGCAACAAAATCATCTCGCCAGCGCTGAGAAGGATACCGCCCCTGAATATAACATCTCTTGGACTATGCATCAGAATACCCCGGTTCCTGAGGATGCAGAAATGATTGTATATCTTGAACAGCTATTTCATGTGAATCTGGACGTGTGGAACCTGGAGAACAAGCGTTACGAGGATCTGCTCGACTTGGAGCTTGCTCAAGGGAATATCCCGGATCTATTTCGAATCAGGCAGCCCCATGATCTGCTTAAATATCAGACACAAGGGGTATTAGCGGAAATTCCTCAAGATGTGCTTGAGCAACATGCGCCCAATCTTGTACAACGCATCCGCGACTATGATCCACGTTACTTCGAGTACGGAAAAATAAATGACAGCTTATATGGCATTCCCGTCATCAATGAGACTAATATTTACCGTACCCCTATCGTCTATCGAGCAGACTGGCTGAAGAAACTTGGATTAGACACACCCACAACATTGGAAGAATTAGAAACCGTGTTATATGCCTTTGCCAAAGGTGATCCTGACGGAAATGGTAAACAGGATACGTACGGTTTGTCCAAGGAAGGTATGAATGTAGTGTTCGGCGCTTTTGGGCAGACCGTTTTTACCGAGCAGCTCTATTTTAATCTGAAAAATGATCAACTGGTCATCGGTGCCCTGGAGCCTGAGATGAAGCAAGCCCTAACTTATTTGCAAAAATGGTACCGGGATGGCATTATCGACCCAGAATTTATCACCGGGGAAAATAAAGGCGGTTATAAGCATCTATCTCATGCTTTTATCAATGGCAAAATTGGCATGACGTCCATGGGCAACTACTATCATTGGACTCAAGCAGGCGATTACAACATCCTGAATGAAAAAGGCGAAGAAACTCCGATGGGAGCCTCATTCAATGTCTATGAGCTTCAACAGAAGAATGCAGACGCCAACGTGGTATTTGGTGTTCCTGTC
This genomic interval carries:
- a CDS encoding methyl-accepting chemotaxis protein, whose translation is MFDWLGWNKGWPLWRSYRLNVHIKEDVEQIFEGIAETRRQLLMDWADEQWDHLDRLLQQVQSHEPQDVLQGSQSLSKLSVWFKGSYARAKDCTELFMVNEQNEVVFSTYPKHIGKVYSNNDEGFEPGIRYARADIKGRKCLYGPYSDPLTLEIGARSSSFHDDVTLMFVAPIVHEGRYVGALCSRIPNDVLGDLIQRESGHIYPDSGDNYIFMAESTIRPHLQPGTALSRSRFEDRTFTHGENLKDGVTTEWGTVSVKEHTELELLFTDPSTGKLHPGVENTIQHGSNLFVAFPGYSDYRHIPVIGKGITFQLPHCPDRWGMMCEGDLEEVYQVRNIGWRQFKLHIRWIVLSAILGAVLVYILSGSGWSAGAIAAFNLICGLFAASQLQRKQYRRVHEDMRRISRFIRINAEGKGDLTQRLDTSTFAQDETGELAKWINNMIDSLEAIMLKVQLATVDVLDNQVQMRTSTETTQGTTARVNRKLSFMIQGIRTQLEDLDQAKIAADHMRHTLHQLEASATAQIQVAQQEVERIGDKMVQISGAVSDTNRTILSFMDTMQDIYRALAVINEISAQTNLLALNASIEAAHVGEHGRGFAVVAGEIRKLAELSRSSTEDIHHILSKISTAANTASQSIREGDQVLTEGTTLVQAASQLLQSATAEDAERTQVVDEVVMLMENIAAISHQNRSTSAEVETEMRELLHDMLQVQHSSRDVEVITLFLQQVVGQFQLTHPQTDTGILKG
- a CDS encoding S-layer homology domain-containing protein, whose protein sequence is MRKPLKKSLALLLMLSMVSPTFADRGYAADQKLQFSDIKGHWAEANIQAWGNEGLIRGYLDHSFKPNAYITRAEFMNLVNGAFGYTGQATINYNDVSDQAWYYEAVSIANAAGYIDGYTDGTMKPQDPITRQEAAKIITGILNLELNEEAANTFSDASSIADWSKGAVGGAAAAKIIAGYADGSFKPLRSITRAEAVSALVNAQEIDSNTAIKPAKPKGTANVLNVAPPADEARLSAVEHGGNADDGTLKNVVATNPFIDILDGFDQVWSINQPEWRDGTAETKPGAGDKVAKYGDGPTPYYDGFKNDPTVPVADQKTFANVEIRNEATWVANIKYVEDVTQNRTDEEALAAYYDDQRDKIYSMMEGFGPLANTYVDIIKPVTSIERSVDEMNVDLKEETVEDESQGLGSDWSKTELADMAALVDLVRFKTPASSNPAKYFFSSPRPWRMNSNGEVKEVVDSKGLPVWETLGEGEAKEEPLPSGGTKASGEKHVQQYESNVKLIPALSYVRRIAEDGQGKDGGYPSGHTSASYLSVLPFAYATPERFSELLTRAAQMGENRVVTGMHSPLDVIGARIQATAMTAYAFNKKENQEVLDKAYENAGEVFGALAKEKNMSLYEYAHTVTEDYNFKSAYDEKKWEDHDANKAFYREKMTYGLPQTGTKGLAPVVPLGAEALLETRQPYLTDEQRREVLYTTSIDSGYPVLDESKGWGRLDLVTASDGYGAFLSNVTVDMDASKGRFNAEDWWRNNISGIGMLTKKGTGTLTLTGKNSYTGGTLVQAGTLKAESTTAFGTGDLYLENGEIVVDTDGALNLNRNFTVDNGTLDIVVKNNLNAINVGKKLYLDGGTLNLDLSNYKIEGSKDITLITANGIKGEFDRVTADGYEVTVSYQDNRVVAHVVAK
- a CDS encoding AraC family transcriptional regulator, which translates into the protein MRELFQSVRSRMVFSYIAVVLVIALLFGSILYLFFSHQYSKEIRNNKQLLLKNTVNYMESSVIQKVNQVYLSLALGSPVNIDIDSLKGNHGKILDIEQLLKNQVQNYSDLIESIHIYDTKNQFMISSAHGLMLYKDAPERVDQIADWATAMKETEESSLWTQTRMVPQDAYIEQSIENNKTPLITYVRSYPFQSSGQSSKVMIAIDIKESTISQIIENMIPADYASTFIVDQQGTVISAADKTLLGTTTKENLLQSLLSTSSADESFTHIFDHDSYVISQDQFKGNGWRIYTTTPNKNFYYKLDSLKEVSLLLGLLAVAVGIAMSSIFTVANYSPVKRILNNIKERVDSPASLRQNEYRFIDTAINSLSSKVDSLEETLQANHKMIKHSIMLNMIHNRFTPEELTEQLQSIHVSMAYSRFRCIVIDPVSEKWKEMQPRQSQHTLYSMIQQLETAEIEGTRLLAEELQDHKMVVIICTNQPEEPLSDHIVEFIHSEARDRFGLEFALSLGGWVDHYTQIYTSYHQANALIQYSYFFPEQSAIQDLGLLDRETSSLEIPDSYLVNFEKKLQLRDVDGTANAIHELVSTIKEGRYSAEYSRIFLLKAVSIYSNCINQVRWQPADANANSLYKQFASLYNINTYSEWMVHLITEFITHVEKRSEVRSPDTISAVKAYIRDNISGDLTLDHVSEQVFISPKYLSKIFKEETGIVYSEYVTNQRMERARELIAMRELTIEQVASTVGYRTPAYFIKKFKEIHGCTPKNFMRSLTN
- a CDS encoding extracellular solute-binding protein, encoding MQQQNHLASAEKDTAPEYNISWTMHQNTPVPEDAEMIVYLEQLFHVNLDVWNLENKRYEDLLDLELAQGNIPDLFRIRQPHDLLKYQTQGVLAEIPQDVLEQHAPNLVQRIRDYDPRYFEYGKINDSLYGIPVINETNIYRTPIVYRADWLKKLGLDTPTTLEELETVLYAFAKGDPDGNGKQDTYGLSKEGMNVVFGAFGQTVFTEQLYFNLKNDQLVIGALEPEMKQALTYLQKWYRDGIIDPEFITGENKGGYKHLSHAFINGKIGMTSMGNYYHWTQAGDYNILNEKGEETPMGASFNVYELQQKNADANVVFGVPVVGPDGLSGSKGNNLLMNFIAIGAEAVNEPGKLEKILEILDYVSANPDPHEQIRMEYGVQGKHWDWDGTSTNTFHLLPPYNRMENYINTIGSSIGMTVPGGSIGEREQWAASVGLSKGGIYNHLEVATPALIQYSSDLVSMRDKAYIYIITGDQSVESFDTFVKEFMEAGGEQVLHEANEWYKEHPESSSAR